A window from Deltaproteobacteria bacterium HGW-Deltaproteobacteria-18 encodes these proteins:
- a CDS encoding branched chain amino acid ABC transporter substrate-binding protein, whose translation MKRFSGLVIAACLTLLTSTAFGADTVKIGVAGAHTGDLASYGLPTVNAAKLVAKDVNAKGGIDGKQIELLIQDEECKPEKATNAATKLVSDGAVVVVGHICSGATKAALPIYTEAKIVTMSPSATNPELTQSGQYPTFFRTIASDDAQALLGVNFAIDKLGAKKIAVLHDKGDYGKGYAEYAQKFITENGKAEVVLFEGVTPGAVDYSAVVQKVRQAGADTVMFGGYHPEASKIVSQLKKKRVDVKFISDDGVKDDTFIKVAGADAEDVYASGPQDVSGLEMNKAAKAAHVAEFGSEPGAFFDAAYAAMQALVNAIDKADSTDADKIMEMLRTENVDTTVGTIKFDARGDAEGVGFSMYQVQGGAYVELK comes from the coding sequence ATGAAACGTTTTTCTGGTCTCGTGATCGCGGCGTGCCTGACTTTGCTGACCAGTACGGCATTTGGTGCCGATACCGTTAAGATCGGCGTGGCGGGAGCACACACCGGCGATCTGGCCTCCTACGGCCTGCCGACGGTCAATGCCGCCAAGCTCGTGGCGAAGGACGTCAATGCCAAAGGCGGCATCGACGGCAAGCAGATTGAACTCCTGATCCAGGACGAAGAGTGCAAGCCTGAAAAGGCGACCAACGCGGCCACCAAGCTCGTTTCTGACGGCGCAGTCGTGGTTGTCGGCCACATCTGCTCCGGCGCCACCAAGGCTGCTCTCCCAATTTACACCGAAGCCAAGATCGTGACCATGTCCCCTTCGGCCACCAACCCGGAACTGACCCAGAGCGGCCAGTATCCCACCTTCTTCCGCACCATCGCTTCCGATGACGCCCAGGCGCTGCTTGGCGTCAACTTCGCTATCGACAAGCTGGGTGCCAAAAAGATCGCGGTGCTGCATGACAAGGGCGATTACGGCAAGGGTTATGCCGAGTACGCACAGAAGTTCATCACGGAAAACGGCAAGGCCGAAGTCGTCCTGTTCGAAGGCGTGACTCCCGGTGCGGTGGATTACTCCGCAGTGGTGCAGAAGGTCCGTCAGGCTGGCGCAGATACCGTCATGTTCGGCGGCTATCATCCTGAAGCCTCCAAGATTGTTTCCCAGCTCAAGAAGAAGCGTGTCGACGTGAAGTTCATCTCCGACGACGGCGTCAAGGACGACACCTTCATCAAGGTCGCAGGTGCCGATGCTGAAGACGTTTACGCTTCCGGTCCCCAGGACGTCAGTGGCCTGGAAATGAACAAGGCCGCCAAGGCTGCCCACGTTGCGGAATTCGGTTCCGAGCCCGGCGCGTTCTTTGATGCCGCTTATGCGGCCATGCAGGCCCTGGTCAACGCCATCGACAAGGCCGACTCCACTGACGCCGACAAGATCATGGAAATGCTTCGCACCGAAAACGTGGACACCACCGTCGGTACGATCAAGTTTGACGCCCGCGGCGATGCCGAAGGCGTAGGTTTCTCCATGTACCAGGTACAGGGCGGCGCTTACGTGGAATTGAAGTAG
- a CDS encoding heme ABC transporter permease CcmB has protein sequence MITSSLAIARKDLRLAFAGGQGPVQAVLLGLLLVFIFSLSAAPGERFSAQQAMAIFWLCSSFGVVLIFSLLFRFEEENDTATALLLSPLPVQGLWLGKTLAGFLLLLLCQVFFFPAALVFLGLDPGGNLSGLMLMVLGVDVGLCVLGGLIGAMGQGQGAKDALLTIIVFPLQIPLLLGGIRIGVGLMQGASMAGVADWFGLVLAFDAVFAGAALFLFPHVFRGE, from the coding sequence GTGATCACGTCCTCACTGGCCATCGCCCGCAAGGATCTGCGTCTGGCCTTCGCGGGTGGGCAGGGCCCGGTTCAGGCCGTGTTGCTCGGGCTTCTGCTGGTATTCATTTTCAGTCTGTCGGCCGCTCCGGGCGAGCGATTTTCCGCCCAGCAGGCCATGGCCATCTTCTGGCTGTGCAGCTCTTTTGGGGTGGTCCTGATTTTTTCCCTGCTTTTTCGTTTCGAGGAAGAGAACGACACCGCCACGGCCCTGCTCCTTTCCCCTCTGCCGGTGCAGGGATTGTGGCTGGGCAAGACCCTGGCGGGCTTTTTGCTGCTTCTGCTGTGTCAGGTTTTCTTTTTTCCGGCGGCCCTGGTCTTTCTCGGCCTCGACCCCGGCGGCAACCTGTCCGGGCTCATGCTCATGGTGCTTGGGGTGGATGTCGGCCTGTGCGTGCTCGGCGGCCTCATCGGAGCCATGGGGCAGGGCCAGGGGGCCAAGGACGCTCTTTTGACCATCATCGTGTTTCCGTTGCAGATACCGCTTCTTCTCGGCGGAATTCGCATCGGGGTCGGACTGATGCAGGGTGCGTCGATGGCCGGGGTCGCGGATTGGTTCGGACTTGTCTTGGCGTTCGACGCAGTTTTTGCGGGTGCGGCACTTTTTCTGTTCCCGCATGTCTTCAGAGGGGAATAA
- a CDS encoding ABC transporter ATP-binding protein, which translates to MKPVLDVTAVSMNFGGLRALNEVRLEVQSGEIVALIGPNGAGKTTFFNCITSIYEPTEGEVWFTPRNGTRTKVNGLKPNLVTELGMARTFQNIRLFKNMSVLENVMIARHCRTKAGIWGALLRSPGVLREEKEIVDRSYELLKYMGLHKFYKELACNLPYGAQRRLEIARALATEPTLLLLDEPAAGMNPQETEALKHMVFKIRDEMDMAILLIEHDMSMVMSISERIYVMEYGCLIASGTPTEISSDPRVIKAYLGEEAHA; encoded by the coding sequence ATGAAACCGGTACTCGACGTCACGGCTGTGTCCATGAATTTCGGCGGCCTGCGCGCTCTTAATGAAGTTCGACTGGAGGTCCAGTCGGGTGAGATAGTAGCTCTTATCGGCCCTAACGGGGCGGGCAAGACCACGTTCTTCAATTGCATCACCAGCATCTACGAGCCCACAGAAGGCGAGGTATGGTTTACGCCCAGAAACGGGACGCGGACCAAGGTCAACGGTCTCAAGCCGAATCTGGTCACCGAACTTGGCATGGCCCGGACATTCCAGAACATCCGTCTTTTCAAGAACATGAGTGTGCTTGAAAACGTCATGATCGCCCGCCATTGCAGGACCAAGGCTGGCATCTGGGGCGCGCTCCTGCGTTCTCCCGGGGTTCTGCGCGAGGAGAAGGAGATCGTGGACCGGAGTTACGAACTGCTCAAATACATGGGATTGCATAAATTCTACAAGGAACTGGCCTGCAATCTGCCGTATGGAGCCCAGCGCAGACTTGAAATAGCCCGCGCCCTGGCCACAGAGCCGACCCTGCTTCTGCTCGACGAGCCAGCCGCAGGCATGAACCCGCAGGAAACCGAAGCCCTCAAGCATATGGTGTTCAAGATCCGGGACGAGATGGACATGGCCATCCTCCTCATCGAGCACGACATGAGCATGGTCATGAGCATTTCGGAGCGGATTTACGTCATGGAGTACGGCTGCCTCATCGCCAGCGGAACTCCGACCGAGATCAGCAGCGATCCTCGGGTCATAAAAGCCTACCTCGGGGAGGAAGCGCATGCTTGA
- a CDS encoding IMP dehydrogenase, with the protein MEKFLGKALTFDDVLLAPAYSEVTPDQVILNTRLTPAIELNIPFLSAAMDTVTESRMAISLARAGGIGIVHKNMTVEQQALEVIKVKKSESGMIVDPITVDPDDTVGHALELMRDYRISGLPVVLGDRLVGIVTNRDVRFVTDMSAKVSEVMTSKKLITVPVGISLEDAKRHLHDNRIEKLLVVDESNKLKGLLTIKDIDKVRKYPNACKDDMGRLRVGAAVGVGAGRAERVEALVKAGADVIVLDSAHGHSRNILDAVRATKTEWPDVEIIAGNVATYEGAKALIAAGADAVKVGIGPGSICTTRIVAGVGVPQITAIMDCVRACREEGRCCIADGGVKFSGDVVKALVAGADTVMMGSMFAGTEESPGEKILYQGRTYKIYRGMGSIDAMKDGSSDRYFQEGSKKLVPEGIVGRVPYKGSVLETIDQLVGGVRSGMGYLGAKDIETMQQKAQFVEISAAGLRESHVHDVIITKEAPNYRVDAY; encoded by the coding sequence ATGGAAAAATTTTTAGGCAAGGCATTGACCTTCGACGATGTCCTGCTTGCTCCGGCATACTCCGAAGTGACGCCGGACCAGGTCATTTTGAACACCAGGCTGACTCCGGCCATCGAACTCAATATTCCCTTCTTGAGCGCGGCCATGGACACGGTCACGGAGTCGCGCATGGCCATCTCCCTGGCTCGGGCCGGGGGAATAGGCATCGTGCACAAGAACATGACCGTCGAACAGCAGGCTCTTGAGGTCATCAAGGTCAAGAAGTCTGAGTCGGGCATGATTGTCGATCCGATAACCGTAGACCCGGATGATACCGTCGGCCATGCGCTCGAGTTGATGCGTGACTACCGCATCTCGGGACTGCCGGTGGTTCTTGGAGACCGGCTTGTGGGCATCGTGACCAACCGCGACGTGCGGTTCGTGACCGACATGTCCGCCAAGGTCAGCGAAGTCATGACCAGCAAGAAGCTTATCACCGTGCCGGTGGGTATTTCTCTTGAAGACGCCAAGCGGCATCTGCATGACAACCGTATCGAGAAGCTTCTGGTCGTGGACGAGAGCAACAAGCTCAAAGGACTTTTGACCATCAAGGACATCGACAAGGTTCGCAAGTATCCCAACGCCTGCAAGGACGACATGGGCCGTCTGCGTGTCGGTGCTGCCGTCGGCGTTGGCGCCGGGCGCGCCGAACGCGTCGAGGCTCTGGTCAAGGCTGGTGCGGACGTGATCGTTCTGGATTCCGCCCATGGCCATTCCCGCAATATCCTGGACGCTGTCCGCGCGACCAAGACCGAGTGGCCTGATGTGGAGATCATCGCCGGCAACGTGGCCACCTACGAGGGAGCCAAGGCACTCATCGCTGCGGGCGCCGATGCGGTCAAGGTCGGCATCGGGCCCGGTTCCATCTGTACCACGCGCATCGTCGCCGGTGTCGGCGTGCCGCAGATCACGGCCATCATGGATTGCGTACGCGCCTGCCGCGAAGAGGGACGTTGCTGCATCGCCGATGGCGGGGTCAAGTTTTCCGGGGATGTGGTCAAGGCTCTGGTCGCCGGGGCCGATACGGTCATGATGGGCTCCATGTTTGCCGGAACCGAGGAGAGCCCGGGCGAGAAAATTCTGTATCAGGGCCGCACCTACAAGATCTACCGCGGCATGGGTTCCATCGATGCCATGAAGGACGGCAGCAGCGACCGTTACTTCCAGGAAGGATCCAAGAAGCTCGTTCCCGAGGGCATTGTCGGACGCGTTCCCTACAAGGGTTCGGTGCTCGAGACCATCGACCAGCTTGTCGGCGGCGTACGTTCCGGGATGGGCTATCTGGGCGCCAAGGACATCGAAACAATGCAGCAGAAAGCCCAGTTTGTGGAAATCTCCGCGGCCGGTCTTCGCGAGAGCCATGTCCACGACGTGATCATCACCAAGGAAGCGCCCAATTACAGGGTGGACGCGTACTGA
- a CDS encoding cytochrome C biogenesis protein CcmC: MFRIYPKVLTILACATIALMAVGQYAIWFHAPEEMTMGLVQKVFYFHLPLAWWSFMAFFGVCAASVMVLWTGHERWDVLAGVLAEIGVLFSGLALITGSIWGRAAWNTWWTWDPRLSTTLVMWFVYAGYLVLRSADVGGTKGAKVRAVLGIVAFLDVPLVFLSARLWRSIHPAVLASRGGGLEPEMWTAVWINVLAWGAMFGTLVLARYHGAGLKRRVEAALIGIQEKTLQ; encoded by the coding sequence ATGTTTCGCATCTATCCAAAAGTACTCACAATTCTTGCTTGCGCCACCATCGCGCTGATGGCGGTGGGCCAATACGCCATCTGGTTTCACGCCCCCGAGGAAATGACCATGGGGCTGGTGCAGAAGGTTTTCTATTTTCATCTGCCCCTTGCGTGGTGGTCCTTTATGGCCTTTTTCGGGGTGTGCGCCGCAAGCGTCATGGTGCTTTGGACCGGACATGAGCGGTGGGACGTTTTGGCCGGAGTGCTGGCCGAAATCGGAGTGCTTTTCAGCGGTCTGGCCCTGATTACCGGCTCTATCTGGGGACGCGCAGCCTGGAATACCTGGTGGACCTGGGATCCGCGCCTGTCGACGACACTTGTGATGTGGTTCGTCTATGCCGGCTATCTGGTCCTGCGTTCCGCCGATGTGGGTGGTACCAAGGGCGCGAAGGTGCGGGCGGTGCTGGGGATAGTGGCCTTTTTGGATGTTCCGCTGGTTTTTCTGTCCGCCAGGCTCTGGCGTTCCATCCATCCGGCCGTACTGGCGTCCAGGGGCGGAGGGCTTGAACCGGAGATGTGGACGGCGGTGTGGATCAATGTCCTGGCCTGGGGCGCGATGTTTGGGACTCTTGTCCTGGCCCGCTACCACGGAGCCGGTCTGAAGCGTCGCGTCGAGGCGGCTCTGATCGGAATCCAGGAAAAGACCTTGCAATAA
- a CDS encoding ABC transporter ATP-binding protein, translating to MSSGSLLTLRGVSHFFGSRLIFKGVSCELGPGSILLVAGPNGAGKTTLLKIMAGLTPPRAGTVERRVRDRAMAFMGHQTFVYPALSALGNLEFWNSVYGRGLDDAALLGLLDRVGLKGFALEAAGTFSRGMAQRLSLARVLLVEPELLFLDEPSTGLDAASQALLHGELEKARTRGAGIVWISHDLDRDLGRADMVLGLGGRGMNYFGPAHGFAPEAL from the coding sequence ATGAGTTCAGGTTCCCTGTTAACCCTGCGCGGAGTCAGCCATTTTTTTGGCTCCCGCCTGATTTTCAAGGGCGTGTCCTGCGAACTGGGCCCGGGCAGCATCTTGCTCGTGGCCGGGCCAAACGGCGCGGGCAAGACTACGCTCCTGAAAATCATGGCCGGCCTGACCCCGCCCCGGGCAGGTACGGTGGAGCGCAGGGTCCGGGATCGGGCCATGGCCTTCATGGGGCATCAGACCTTTGTCTATCCGGCGCTCTCGGCCCTGGGGAACCTTGAGTTCTGGAACAGCGTCTACGGGCGTGGCCTCGACGACGCAGCCCTGCTCGGACTGCTGGACCGGGTCGGGCTCAAGGGATTTGCCCTGGAGGCGGCGGGCACGTTTTCCCGTGGCATGGCCCAGCGGCTGTCCCTGGCGAGGGTCCTCCTGGTCGAACCTGAGCTCCTCTTTCTGGATGAGCCATCCACCGGCCTTGATGCGGCTTCACAGGCCTTGCTGCATGGCGAATTGGAGAAGGCCAGAACCCGGGGCGCGGGAATCGTCTGGATCTCCCACGACCTGGACCGCGACCTCGGCCGCGCCGACATGGTCCTGGGACTTGGCGGACGCGGCATGAACTATTTCGGCCCGGCGCATGGGTTTGCCCCGGAGGCACTGTGA
- the guaA gene encoding GMP synthase (glutamine-hydrolyzing) (contains glutamine-hydrolyzing domain and glutamine amidotransferase; GMP-binding domain; functions to produce GMP from XMP in the IMP pathway) encodes MDIQEKVIILDFGSQYTQLIARRTRESGVYSEIHPCTISINELKALQPSAIILSGGPASVSSPDSPGIDPCIFEWGLPILGICYGMQLMAHMLGGKVAPSLDREYGRSDLHFEGHCPLWNTVSEAEKLTVWMSHGDHVLAVPPGFSVMAKTQNIEIAAMADVSRKMYALQFHPEVAHTEQGDEILRNFLFQVADLKSVWTMSSFVDSMLQALPEQIGDDKVVCGLSGGIDSTVVAVLLNKAIGKNLHCIFVDNGLLRAGEGDEVIGYLRQHFDLNLHYIKAQDKFLSRLEGLDDPEQKRKIIGYTFIEVFEEEAKKIPGVKYLAQGTLYPDVIESISFKGPSAVIKSHHNVGGLPEKMDFALVEPLRELFKDEVRKVAQELGLPDFIVWRHPFPGPGLAIRVIGEITDERLEILRQADKIVQHELMASNWYYKVWQGFAVLLPLKTVGVMGDERTYEHVIALRIVDSIDAMTADWSRIPTEILGRMSSRIINEVKGVNRVVYDISSKPPSTIEWE; translated from the coding sequence ATGGATATACAAGAAAAAGTCATCATTCTGGATTTCGGATCCCAATACACCCAGCTCATTGCCCGGCGCACACGTGAATCCGGCGTCTATTCCGAGATTCATCCGTGCACGATCAGCATAAATGAGCTCAAAGCCCTGCAGCCCAGCGCCATCATTCTTTCCGGTGGTCCGGCCTCGGTTTCCAGTCCCGATTCTCCCGGCATCGATCCGTGCATTTTCGAGTGGGGGCTTCCAATCCTTGGCATCTGCTATGGCATGCAGTTGATGGCGCACATGCTTGGTGGCAAGGTCGCGCCCTCCCTGGATCGTGAATATGGCCGCAGCGACCTGCATTTTGAAGGGCATTGCCCCCTGTGGAATACGGTTTCCGAGGCTGAAAAACTGACGGTCTGGATGTCGCATGGCGATCATGTCCTGGCTGTTCCTCCGGGTTTTTCGGTCATGGCCAAGACCCAGAACATCGAGATCGCGGCCATGGCCGATGTCAGCCGCAAGATGTATGCGCTGCAGTTCCACCCCGAGGTCGCGCACACCGAGCAGGGTGATGAGATTCTGCGCAATTTCCTTTTTCAAGTGGCAGATCTCAAGTCGGTCTGGACCATGTCCTCGTTTGTGGATTCCATGCTGCAGGCCCTGCCGGAGCAGATCGGCGACGACAAGGTGGTTTGCGGCCTCTCGGGCGGCATCGACTCAACCGTCGTGGCCGTGCTCCTCAACAAGGCCATCGGCAAGAACCTGCATTGCATCTTTGTCGACAACGGTCTCCTGCGTGCGGGGGAGGGCGACGAGGTCATCGGCTACCTGCGCCAGCATTTCGACCTGAACCTGCATTACATCAAGGCGCAGGACAAATTCCTGTCGCGGCTTGAAGGGCTGGATGATCCCGAACAGAAGCGCAAGATCATCGGCTACACTTTCATCGAGGTTTTCGAGGAAGAGGCCAAGAAGATTCCGGGGGTCAAATATCTGGCCCAGGGCACGCTGTATCCCGACGTCATCGAGTCCATCAGCTTCAAGGGGCCTTCCGCGGTGATCAAGAGCCATCACAACGTCGGCGGACTGCCTGAAAAGATGGATTTTGCCCTGGTCGAACCCCTGCGCGAACTTTTCAAGGACGAGGTGCGTAAAGTCGCTCAGGAACTCGGGCTGCCCGACTTCATCGTCTGGCGTCATCCTTTCCCGGGTCCCGGCCTTGCCATCCGAGTCATTGGCGAGATCACCGATGAGCGTCTTGAAATCCTCCGCCAGGCCGACAAGATCGTCCAGCATGAGCTGATGGCCTCAAACTGGTACTACAAGGTCTGGCAGGGTTTTGCGGTTTTGCTGCCGCTGAAGACGGTCGGCGTCATGGGCGATGAAAGAACTTACGAGCACGTTATCGCCCTGCGCATTGTCGATTCCATCGACGCCATGACTGCCGACTGGTCCAGAATTCCGACTGAAATCCTCGGTCGGATGTCGAGCAGGATCATCAATGAGGTCAAAGGGGTGAATCGGGTGGTGTACGATATTTCGTCCAAGCCGCCGAGCACCATTGAGTGGGAATAG
- a CDS encoding branched-chain amino acid ABC transporter permease translates to MNELKKSIMVSLWFMFLTFPIMVIRVNTIEKTVIWRWENMALIGIGSFVLSFLWRWAIRRKEAGEAVAASGEKKVGKLSELANNPALTNTFRAFFLVVFLVTPWLVTTYQTNILISFLLYVVLGLGLNIIVGVAGLLFLGHAAFYAIGAYSYALLNQYFGLGFWIALPLGGVIAALAGIALAFPVLRLRGDYLAIVTLGFGEIVRLVLENWSDLTGGPSGISNIPRPGLFDAKLSVADANIYIYYIVLVLAIITIVAVTRLKDSRIGRALQALREDEIACEAMGIDRVGVKVMAFGLGTAWAGFAGVIFAAKTTFINPASFTFFESAIILSIVVLGGMGSNLGVILGSAFLVLLPEYLRAFSEYRMILFATAMVLMMVFRPQGLIPAKGRTYTVDDPELNTANGGRI, encoded by the coding sequence ATGAACGAATTGAAAAAATCCATCATGGTCAGCCTGTGGTTCATGTTTCTGACCTTTCCCATCATGGTCATTCGCGTAAACACCATCGAAAAGACGGTGATCTGGCGCTGGGAAAACATGGCCTTGATCGGAATCGGCAGCTTTGTTCTGTCCTTTCTGTGGCGCTGGGCCATACGTCGCAAGGAAGCCGGTGAAGCGGTAGCGGCATCCGGAGAGAAGAAGGTCGGAAAATTGTCGGAACTGGCCAACAATCCGGCACTGACCAATACTTTCCGGGCCTTTTTCCTGGTCGTGTTTCTGGTCACGCCCTGGCTGGTGACCACCTATCAGACCAATATCCTGATTTCCTTTTTGCTTTACGTCGTGCTCGGGCTCGGGCTCAACATCATCGTCGGCGTCGCCGGCCTGCTTTTTCTCGGCCATGCGGCCTTTTACGCCATCGGTGCCTATTCCTACGCACTCCTGAACCAGTATTTCGGTCTTGGCTTCTGGATTGCGCTTCCTCTGGGCGGCGTGATCGCGGCCCTGGCCGGCATTGCCCTGGCCTTTCCCGTGCTACGGTTGCGCGGGGACTATCTGGCCATCGTCACCCTCGGTTTCGGAGAGATAGTCCGTCTGGTGCTCGAGAATTGGAGCGACCTGACCGGAGGCCCTTCGGGTATCTCAAACATCCCGCGCCCGGGTCTCTTTGATGCGAAACTCTCGGTCGCGGATGCAAATATCTATATCTATTACATTGTTCTGGTGCTGGCCATCATTACCATCGTTGCCGTGACCCGCCTCAAGGATTCGCGCATCGGCCGCGCCCTGCAGGCCCTGCGCGAAGATGAGATCGCTTGCGAGGCGATGGGCATCGACCGTGTCGGCGTCAAGGTCATGGCTTTTGGCCTTGGAACTGCCTGGGCCGGGTTCGCCGGAGTCATTTTCGCGGCCAAGACCACCTTCATCAATCCGGCGAGCTTCACCTTTTTCGAATCGGCCATTATTTTGTCCATTGTCGTTCTGGGCGGGATGGGGTCAAATCTCGGGGTCATCCTTGGCTCCGCCTTTCTGGTGCTCCTGCCGGAATATCTGCGTGCCTTTTCCGAGTACCGCATGATCCTTTTCGCTACAGCGATGGTGCTGATGATGGTTTTTCGGCCTCAGGGCCTCATCCCGGCCAAGGGGAGGACCTACACCGTGGACGATCCTGAACTGAACACGGCCAATGGAGGACGTATCTAG
- a CDS encoding CcmD family protein: MNYLFIANVCVWLGVGGYVLFLARQHSVLERRVRQLEIIDGDE; the protein is encoded by the coding sequence ATGAATTACCTTTTTATCGCCAATGTGTGCGTCTGGCTGGGAGTGGGCGGTTACGTCCTGTTTCTGGCCCGCCAGCACAGTGTTTTGGAGCGCCGCGTACGGCAACTGGAGATCATTGATGGAGACGAATAA
- the livF gene encoding branched-chain amino acid ABC transporter ATP-binding protein (with LivGHMJ and LivGHMK is part of the high-affinity branched-chain amino acid transport system; LivFGHMK is specific for the transport of leucine, while LivFGHMJ is a transporter for leucine, isoleucine, and valine), with protein sequence MLELKNVSTFYGNIQALHEISLHIDKGEIVSLIGANGAGKSTTLMSICGGVPPRSGEILFEGQPIHQVKADRIVRMGISQVPEGRLIFPEMTVMENLDLGAFLRNDKVGIAQDLEYVFTLFPILAERRKQLGGTLSGGEQQMLAISRALMARPRLLLLDEPSLGLAPIIIAQIFDIIRKVNESGTTVFLVEQNANQALKIAHRAYVMENGRITLEDSGTALLSNEDVKKAYLGI encoded by the coding sequence ATGCTTGAGCTCAAGAACGTCTCCACATTCTACGGCAACATCCAGGCCCTGCACGAGATTTCCCTGCACATCGACAAAGGGGAGATCGTTTCCCTGATCGGCGCCAACGGCGCGGGCAAGAGCACCACGCTCATGTCCATCTGCGGTGGCGTTCCGCCCCGAAGCGGCGAGATCCTGTTCGAGGGGCAGCCCATTCATCAGGTCAAGGCGGACCGGATCGTGCGCATGGGCATTTCGCAGGTTCCCGAAGGGCGTCTCATTTTTCCTGAGATGACGGTCATGGAGAATCTGGATCTGGGGGCTTTTTTGCGCAACGACAAGGTCGGCATCGCCCAGGATCTGGAATATGTCTTCACGCTTTTTCCCATTCTGGCGGAACGCCGCAAGCAATTGGGCGGCACCCTCTCCGGCGGAGAGCAGCAGATGCTGGCCATTTCACGTGCACTCATGGCCCGGCCCAGGCTTCTGCTGCTGGATGAACCATCTCTTGGCCTCGCGCCGATCATTATCGCTCAAATTTTCGACATCATCCGCAAGGTCAACGAATCCGGGACCACGGTCTTTCTGGTCGAGCAGAACGCCAACCAGGCGCTCAAGATCGCTCACCGGGCCTATGTCATGGAAAATGGCCGCATAACCCTTGAAGACTCGGGCACGGCCCTGCTTTCCAACGAGGATGTCAAAAAGGCTTATCTGGGGATCTAA
- a CDS encoding branched-chain amino acid ABC transporter permease LivH (LivHMGF is the membrane component of the LIV-I/LS branched-chain amino acid transporter) gives MDWQYFTELFLGGLTRGSIYALIAIGYTMVYGIIELINFAHGEVYMLGAFVGLIIASVLGIMGFPAPAILVIAAVVAIIYCAGYGYTMEKVAYKPLRGAGRLSPLISAIGMSLFLQNYIILAQTSDFLPFPRLIPDFDFIEPIAHVFGSSDFVIVVTSAFSMAGLTLFIKYTKMGKAMRATAQNRKMAMLLGVNSDRVISITFILGSSLAALGGVLIASHVGMVNFAIGFLAGIKAFTAAVLGGIGSIPGAMLGGLFLGLSESFATGYISSDYEDVFAFTLLVVFLIFRPSGIMGKAKVEKV, from the coding sequence ATGGACTGGCAATATTTTACGGAACTTTTTTTGGGCGGATTGACCAGGGGGAGCATCTACGCTCTCATCGCCATCGGCTACACCATGGTTTACGGCATCATCGAGCTCATCAACTTCGCACACGGTGAAGTTTACATGCTCGGTGCCTTCGTGGGCCTGATCATAGCCAGCGTGCTTGGCATCATGGGGTTTCCCGCACCGGCTATCCTGGTCATCGCCGCAGTGGTGGCGATCATCTACTGCGCGGGGTACGGCTATACCATGGAGAAGGTCGCCTACAAGCCCCTGCGCGGGGCCGGCCGTCTCTCTCCGCTCATTTCCGCCATCGGCATGTCCCTGTTTCTGCAGAACTACATCATCCTGGCCCAGACTTCCGACTTTCTTCCATTTCCGCGCCTGATCCCGGATTTTGATTTCATCGAACCCATCGCCCACGTCTTCGGTTCCTCGGATTTCGTCATAGTGGTCACGAGTGCGTTCTCCATGGCGGGTCTGACCCTGTTCATCAAGTACACCAAGATGGGCAAGGCCATGCGCGCCACTGCCCAGAACCGCAAGATGGCCATGCTGCTCGGGGTCAATTCGGACAGGGTCATCTCCATCACTTTCATACTCGGTTCGTCCCTGGCGGCCCTTGGCGGCGTGCTCATCGCCTCGCATGTCGGCATGGTCAATTTCGCCATTGGTTTTCTCGCGGGCATCAAGGCCTTCACGGCCGCTGTCTTGGGCGGCATTGGATCCATCCCCGGAGCCATGCTGGGCGGACTCTTTTTGGGCTTGTCCGAAAGTTTTGCCACCGGATATATCTCAAGCGACTATGAAGACGTCTTCGCCTTCACCCTGCTGGTGGTCTTTCTGATCTTCCGCCCGTCGGGAATCATGGGCAAGGCCAAGGTGGAGAAAGTATGA